A portion of the Pseudoalteromonas luteoviolacea genome contains these proteins:
- a CDS encoding ABC transporter permease subunit, whose protein sequence is MAKFSLYSEESNRSPLSRLWRTFKANHLALVGLWMFIGLTVLAMTAPLLAPYGIDQQHSDALLLPPSWHDDGDVHFILGTDDLGRDVLSRLMNGATYTFGLSIVAALVTTILGVILGTLAGINRGFKSSILNHLLDITLAIPSLLLAIIIIAILGPGLLNTVWAIILALLPQHIHSIRNLVVDELNKDYIGAYRLDGASRAQILFRGVFPNIYEHIVVIFTLALSTAILDIAALGFLKLGAQPPTTEWGAMLAENLSLIYLAPWTVGLPGALLFLSVLATNLVGDGLRKALQARKAT, encoded by the coding sequence ATGGCAAAGTTTAGTTTATACAGTGAAGAGTCAAACCGCTCACCTTTATCACGACTGTGGCGTACATTTAAAGCAAATCACCTTGCCTTGGTTGGCTTATGGATGTTCATTGGATTAACGGTATTGGCGATGACAGCGCCTTTGCTAGCGCCTTATGGTATAGATCAACAACATAGTGATGCGCTTTTGCTTCCCCCCTCGTGGCATGACGATGGAGACGTTCATTTTATTTTAGGCACAGACGATCTTGGCAGAGATGTTCTTTCCAGATTGATGAATGGCGCTACTTATACTTTTGGCCTGTCTATTGTCGCGGCATTGGTCACCACTATACTTGGCGTTATATTAGGCACTTTAGCTGGGATTAATCGAGGATTTAAATCAAGTATATTAAACCACTTACTTGATATTACGTTGGCAATCCCCTCTCTGCTTCTTGCCATCATAATTATCGCTATTCTTGGGCCGGGACTTTTAAATACTGTTTGGGCGATCATCTTAGCCCTTTTGCCCCAGCATATTCACTCAATAAGAAACCTCGTTGTTGATGAGCTCAATAAAGATTATATAGGTGCTTATAGGCTAGATGGTGCAAGCCGTGCTCAAATTCTATTCAGAGGTGTTTTTCCAAATATTTATGAGCATATAGTGGTGATATTTACTTTGGCATTATCAACCGCAATTTTGGATATTGCTGCTCTAGGTTTTTTAAAATTAGGCGCTCAACCACCAACGACCGAGTGGGGTGCTATGCTGGCTGAAAACCTTAGCCTAATTTATTTAGCTCCTTGGACAGTAGGCTTACCTGGCGCATTATTGTTTTTGTCTGTTTTAGCCACTAACCTTGTTGGTGATGGGCTGAGAAAAGCGCTGCAAGCTAGAAAGGCAACCTGA
- a CDS encoding ABC transporter substrate-binding protein, which produces MTTAVIVSACGEVPQAKLANKTKGIVYCAEANPVSFNPQVTTTGSTIDIIANQLYNSLISIDPVTAEFKPELATQWVISDDGKKITFKLREGVQFHSTDYFTPSRTMNADDVIFSFSRLFDVYNPYHFVQDANYPYFQSVGMDQLIRKIVKIDDYTVRFELFSAESSLLSNIATDFAVILSEEYAMFRASQDKKHLFDTLPIGTGPYKYKHFLRDNLVRFHKHHGYWKHNYAVDQLVYDITTNNTTRIAKMLTKECDITSHPSATQLEALSQRQDIIVDKAVNLNVGYWAFNTEKPPFDNVLVRKSLAHSIDFDKIMQAVFYGNGIAAQSILPPSSWAFTKQAMPYYDPIKAKQYLTEAGYPDGFEMTLWAMPVSRIYNPNARKMAELIQSDLRQIGIRTRIVEYEWNTFIERIGRHEHDSVLLGWAADTPDPDNFFSPLLSCTATFTGKNPANWCNPEFDLLLTQALDTNELKMRKFYYQQAQKMLVEELPVVPIAHGVRFQARSANIAGAELRPFGGVSLANVRKGEQ; this is translated from the coding sequence ATGACTACTGCCGTAATTGTTTCGGCATGTGGTGAAGTACCACAAGCAAAATTAGCGAATAAAACCAAAGGGATTGTATATTGCGCAGAAGCAAACCCAGTCTCTTTTAATCCTCAGGTCACCACAACAGGCTCTACCATCGATATAATCGCCAATCAGTTATATAACTCTTTGATCAGTATTGATCCTGTCACTGCTGAATTTAAGCCCGAATTGGCTACCCAGTGGGTAATTAGCGATGATGGTAAAAAAATAACATTCAAGTTAAGAGAAGGCGTTCAATTTCATAGCACAGATTATTTTACACCGAGTAGAACAATGAATGCTGATGATGTTATTTTTTCTTTCAGCCGCTTGTTTGATGTCTATAACCCCTATCACTTCGTTCAAGATGCTAACTACCCATATTTTCAAAGTGTAGGTATGGATCAATTGATCAGGAAAATAGTTAAGATTGATGATTACACCGTAAGGTTTGAACTTTTTAGCGCTGAAAGTAGCTTGTTATCTAATATTGCAACTGATTTTGCGGTGATCCTATCTGAAGAGTACGCTATGTTTCGAGCGTCTCAAGATAAAAAGCACTTGTTTGACACCTTACCTATTGGCACTGGTCCTTATAAATATAAGCACTTTTTGAGAGATAATTTAGTCCGTTTCCACAAACATCATGGCTACTGGAAACATAATTACGCAGTTGATCAATTGGTATATGATATCACGACCAATAATACGACTCGAATTGCTAAAATGCTCACCAAAGAATGTGATATTACTTCACATCCGAGTGCAACCCAGTTAGAAGCTTTATCACAAAGGCAGGATATTATTGTCGACAAAGCTGTTAACTTAAATGTTGGCTATTGGGCGTTTAATACAGAGAAGCCTCCTTTTGACAATGTCTTAGTTAGGAAATCGCTTGCGCACAGCATCGATTTTGACAAAATCATGCAAGCAGTATTTTATGGGAACGGTATTGCTGCGCAATCAATCCTGCCCCCTTCATCGTGGGCATTTACAAAACAAGCTATGCCGTATTATGACCCCATAAAAGCCAAGCAATATTTAACTGAGGCCGGTTACCCCGATGGTTTCGAAATGACACTATGGGCTATGCCTGTTTCGCGAATTTATAATCCCAATGCGCGAAAAATGGCTGAGCTCATTCAAAGTGACCTCAGACAAATTGGCATAAGAACGCGAATTGTTGAATACGAGTGGAACACTTTTATTGAACGTATTGGCCGCCATGAACATGATAGTGTACTGCTTGGCTGGGCTGCTGATACCCCTGATCCAGATAACTTTTTTAGCCCTTTACTCAGTTGCACAGCAACCTTTACAGGTAAAAATCCAGCTAATTGGTGTAATCCAGAGTTTGACCTTCTACTCACGCAAGCGCTAGATACTAACGAACTAAAAATGCGTAAGTTTTATTACCAACAAGCACAAAAAATGCTTGTGGAAGAGCTGCCTGTTGTACCAATTGCACATGGTGTTCGCTTTCAAGCTCGCAGTGCAAATATAGCTGGAGCTGAACTCAGACCATTTGGCGGGGTATCGCTGGCCAATGTAAGAAAAGGTGAACAGTAA
- a CDS encoding oligopeptide/dipeptide ABC transporter ATP-binding protein, with product MQLLDIKNLTIELPTEDGVIRAVDKVNLSLKEGEVHALVGESGSGKSLIAKAIVGVLNTRWRVTADRMHWRGVDLMRLSPEKRRKIVGRDMAMIYQEPRRSLDPTAKIFEQVAESLPEECFKAGFFGRKKERKVKVKALLHKVGIRNDEKISSSYPHELSEGVCQKVMIAMAIARNPQLLIADEPTTALESTTRAQVFRLLKSLNQLKNMSILMISHELEEITQWSHAIHVLYCGQMVEAGPTKKVFNDPFHPYTQALVKSLPDYAHGLGHKAPFYALKGTIPPLQHLPIGCRLGPRCPQAQRECVATPVQVKSHGHSYACHFPLNREKKKCNPC from the coding sequence ATGCAATTACTCGATATTAAAAACCTAACGATTGAGCTCCCTACTGAAGACGGTGTAATCCGAGCTGTCGATAAAGTAAATTTGAGCCTTAAAGAGGGTGAGGTACATGCGCTTGTTGGAGAGTCGGGCTCGGGAAAAAGTTTAATAGCAAAAGCCATTGTTGGAGTCCTCAATACACGCTGGAGAGTAACCGCAGATCGTATGCATTGGCGCGGTGTGGATTTAATGCGTTTAAGCCCTGAGAAGCGACGTAAAATCGTTGGTCGAGATATGGCTATGATTTATCAAGAGCCAAGAAGGAGCCTAGATCCTACCGCAAAAATATTCGAACAAGTCGCTGAGTCTCTGCCAGAAGAGTGTTTTAAAGCCGGTTTTTTTGGTCGTAAAAAAGAGCGTAAGGTTAAGGTAAAAGCACTTCTACACAAAGTAGGCATACGCAATGATGAGAAGATCTCTAGCAGCTATCCACATGAGCTCTCCGAAGGTGTTTGTCAAAAAGTTATGATTGCAATGGCTATCGCGAGAAACCCTCAGTTATTGATTGCTGACGAACCTACCACTGCGCTTGAGAGCACAACACGCGCTCAAGTGTTTAGGTTGCTAAAAAGTCTAAATCAACTTAAAAACATGTCCATCTTAATGATTTCTCATGAATTGGAAGAGATAACACAATGGTCGCATGCTATTCATGTACTGTACTGTGGACAGATGGTAGAGGCTGGGCCAACTAAAAAAGTATTTAATGACCCTTTTCACCCCTACACTCAAGCCTTGGTCAAATCATTGCCTGATTATGCTCATGGATTAGGCCACAAAGCACCATTTTACGCACTCAAGGGGACCATCCCCCCATTACAGCATTTGCCGATTGGTTGTAGACTGGGCCCACGCTGCCCCCAAGCGCAAAGAGAATGTGTTGCAACCCCTGTGCAAGTTAAATCACATGGCCATTCCTATGCATGTCACTTCCCATTAAATAGGGAGAAGAAAAAATGCAACCCGTGTTAA
- the lon gene encoding endopeptidase La, translating to MTLERTDRVEIPVLALRDVVVYPHMVIPLFVGREKSIRCLEAAMENDKQIFLVAQKEASIDDPSTDDIYDVGTVATVLQLLKLPDGTVKVLVEGTQRAKIDEFLVTDEYFLANAQFIASENIAEQEQDIFIRSAVSQFEGYVKLNKKIPPEVLTSVSGIDETARLADTMAAHMPIKVPEKQKVLELYNVTERLEYLMALMEGEIDLLQVEKKIRSRVKKQMEKSQREYYLNEQMKAIQKELGELDDVPDEFETLKKRISEAQMPTEAEEKATSELNKLKMMSPMSAEATVVRSYIDTLINVPWKKRSKVKKDLANAQKILDSDHYGLDKVKERIIEYLAVQQRTNKLKGPILCLVGPPGVGKTSLGQSIARSTGRKYVRMALGGVRDEAEIRGHRRTYIGSMPGKLIQSMSKVGVRNPLFLLDEIDKMSSDMRGDPASALLEVLDPEQNSSFADHYLEVEYDLSDVMFVATSNSFNIPGPLLDRMEVIRLSGYTEDEKLNISKQHLIPKQIKRNGLKEGEIEIEDSAIINTIRYYTREAGVRNLEREMSKLCRKAVKAILLDKDQKKVVINADNLESFLGVQRFDYGKAEDGDRVGQVTGLAWTEVGGDLLTIESAAVPGKGKLSYTGSLGDVMQESIQAAMTVVRNRAEKLRINEDFYEKRDIHVHVPEGATPKDGPSAGIAMVTGLVSSLTGNPVRSDVAMTGEITLRGEVLPIGGLKEKLLAAHRGGIKTVVIPKKNERDLKEIPDNVLAGLEIHPVTWIEDVLSIALAQPVDSFSVETQKTAVKA from the coding sequence ATGACGCTTGAGAGAACGGATCGAGTTGAAATTCCAGTGTTAGCACTGCGTGATGTTGTGGTATACCCTCATATGGTGATCCCACTATTCGTTGGCAGAGAGAAATCTATCAGATGTCTTGAAGCTGCAATGGAAAATGACAAGCAAATTTTTTTAGTGGCTCAAAAAGAAGCCTCCATCGATGATCCCAGTACTGATGACATTTATGATGTTGGTACAGTCGCTACAGTATTACAGCTACTGAAACTACCTGATGGCACGGTAAAAGTTTTAGTTGAAGGTACGCAAAGAGCTAAAATTGATGAGTTTTTGGTAACTGATGAATATTTCTTAGCAAATGCACAGTTTATTGCTTCAGAAAATATTGCTGAGCAAGAGCAAGATATATTTATTCGCAGTGCAGTAAGCCAGTTTGAAGGGTATGTAAAACTCAATAAAAAAATCCCACCTGAAGTTCTGACCTCTGTATCTGGTATCGATGAAACAGCACGATTAGCAGACACTATGGCTGCGCATATGCCTATTAAGGTACCGGAAAAACAAAAAGTACTTGAGCTATATAACGTGACCGAACGCCTTGAGTACTTAATGGCGCTGATGGAAGGTGAAATAGATTTACTCCAAGTTGAGAAAAAGATTCGCTCTCGTGTGAAAAAGCAAATGGAAAAATCACAGCGAGAGTATTACCTCAACGAGCAGATGAAAGCCATTCAAAAAGAGCTCGGCGAGTTAGACGATGTACCTGATGAATTTGAAACGCTGAAAAAGCGTATCAGTGAAGCTCAGATGCCAACAGAAGCGGAAGAAAAAGCTACTTCAGAATTGAATAAGCTAAAAATGATGTCTCCGATGTCTGCAGAAGCGACTGTGGTGCGTTCGTATATTGATACTTTGATCAATGTGCCTTGGAAAAAGCGCTCCAAAGTAAAGAAAGATTTAGCTAATGCGCAGAAGATCTTGGATTCTGACCATTACGGTCTTGATAAGGTTAAAGAGCGCATCATTGAGTATTTAGCGGTACAACAACGTACAAATAAGCTTAAAGGCCCTATTCTGTGCCTTGTTGGTCCTCCTGGAGTTGGTAAAACCAGTCTTGGTCAATCGATAGCACGTTCTACTGGCCGAAAATATGTTCGTATGGCGTTAGGTGGTGTTCGTGATGAAGCTGAAATTCGAGGTCATCGTCGTACGTATATTGGATCTATGCCAGGAAAACTCATTCAAAGTATGAGTAAAGTTGGGGTTAGAAATCCACTCTTCTTGCTTGATGAAATAGATAAGATGTCATCGGATATGCGTGGCGATCCTGCATCAGCTTTACTTGAAGTGTTAGATCCTGAACAAAATAGCAGTTTTGCTGATCATTACCTTGAAGTTGAATACGACTTATCTGATGTTATGTTTGTGGCAACATCAAATAGCTTTAACATCCCTGGTCCACTATTGGATCGAATGGAAGTAATTCGCTTGTCGGGTTATACCGAAGATGAAAAGCTTAATATTTCAAAGCAGCACCTAATTCCAAAGCAGATCAAGCGCAATGGCTTAAAAGAGGGTGAAATTGAAATTGAAGATAGTGCAATCATCAATACAATTCGATACTACACACGTGAAGCGGGTGTTCGTAATTTAGAGCGTGAAATGTCTAAATTATGTCGTAAAGCAGTAAAAGCGATTCTGTTAGATAAAGACCAGAAGAAGGTCGTTATCAATGCTGATAACTTAGAAAGCTTCCTAGGCGTTCAGCGTTTTGACTATGGCAAAGCGGAAGACGGAGACCGAGTTGGTCAGGTTACAGGCTTAGCATGGACTGAAGTTGGTGGTGATTTGTTAACGATTGAAAGCGCAGCTGTACCGGGTAAGGGCAAACTGTCTTATACAGGCTCACTGGGTGATGTGATGCAAGAGTCTATTCAAGCTGCAATGACCGTCGTGAGAAATCGTGCAGAAAAGCTACGTATTAACGAAGACTTTTACGAAAAGCGTGATATTCATGTGCACGTACCAGAGGGGGCTACTCCAAAAGATGGCCCAAGTGCTGGTATTGCCATGGTTACTGGGTTAGTTTCTAGCTTGACAGGAAACCCTGTACGAAGTGATGTAGCCATGACAGGTGAAATTACGCTGCGTGGAGAAGTACTCCCAATTGGTGGGTTAAAAGAAAAGTTGTTAGCTGCACACCGTGGTGGAATTAAGACTGTGGTCATTCCGAAGAAGAATGAACGCGACTTAAAAGAAATCCCAGATAATGTGCTAGCAGGGCTGGAAATTCACCCAGTTACCTGGATTGAAGACGTTTTATCTATCGCGCTTGCTCAACCTGTGGACAGTTTTTCTGTTGAAACGCAAAAAACTGCTGTGAAAGCTTAA
- a CDS encoding ABC transporter permease translates to MLDYLLRRLSLLLFMLFALTAFTFSLNYLFPGDLLTNFSGQLNTSFSQSQILEEKYRIDDNVVIQYGAFVSRLFKGDWGLSLSSGQTVSSHIAVLLPATLELCFYALVVAVLLGIPAGIITSAYYKKWPDKIISTLTLLGFSIPVFWLALLLIMVFCLGFGWFPMSGRIGLLYEIPAVTNFILLDIWLLDFPYGGQAFLDALHHLALPTIVLAMYPTTVLTRFTRDSMLNVLEQNYIKTARAKGLNRRQIILDHALRNALLPVIKQIGLQFSTLITLAMVTEVIFSWPGIGRWLIDSIYQRDYPAIQGGLLAVSMFVIFANMLADLTHSLLDPVSRNQSHGKV, encoded by the coding sequence ATGCTGGATTATCTACTAAGACGATTAAGCTTGCTGCTATTTATGTTATTTGCGCTCACCGCATTTACATTTAGTTTGAACTACCTATTTCCAGGAGATCTATTAACTAATTTTAGTGGCCAATTAAACACCAGCTTCAGCCAATCCCAAATTCTTGAAGAAAAGTATCGAATCGATGACAATGTCGTCATCCAATATGGTGCGTTTGTGAGCCGTTTATTCAAAGGGGATTGGGGGCTATCGCTTTCCTCTGGTCAAACCGTCTCATCACATATTGCTGTGCTACTGCCCGCAACACTTGAGCTATGCTTTTATGCATTAGTCGTTGCCGTTTTATTGGGGATACCCGCGGGGATCATTACCAGCGCCTACTATAAAAAGTGGCCGGATAAAATTATTAGTACGCTTACCTTACTTGGCTTTTCAATTCCGGTATTTTGGCTTGCACTGCTGCTCATTATGGTTTTTTGCCTTGGTTTTGGTTGGTTTCCGATGTCAGGACGCATTGGCCTGTTATACGAAATACCTGCTGTTACCAACTTCATCTTGCTCGATATCTGGTTACTTGATTTTCCATATGGTGGACAAGCATTTCTTGATGCACTACACCACTTAGCTCTACCCACCATTGTGTTAGCCATGTATCCAACAACAGTGCTTACACGCTTTACCAGAGATTCGATGCTTAATGTGCTGGAACAAAACTATATAAAAACAGCCAGAGCAAAGGGGCTTAACCGCAGGCAAATTATTCTTGACCATGCTCTGCGAAACGCACTTTTACCAGTTATAAAACAAATTGGATTGCAATTTAGTACCCTAATCACACTTGCGATGGTTACTGAAGTCATTTTTTCTTGGCCAGGTATTGGACGATGGTTAATCGACAGCATTTATCAACGTGACTATCCGGCGATTCAAGGCGGTTTGCTCGCCGTATCTATGTTTGTTATTTTTGCCAATATGTTGGCCGATTTAACCCACTCTTTACTCGACCCTGTATCTAGGAACCAGTCCCATGGCAAAGTTTAG
- the ppiD gene encoding peptidylprolyl isomerase, translating into MLEKIREGSQGLAAKIVLGAVILSFALAGIGGYLGQTTEQPVAEVNGVKISQLDFARAFENERGRLEQQFGEYFEQIASDPTYMAQIREGVVERLVQQELQNQLAQELGLRVSDEQIKQAIFEMPYFQIGGQFSNDRYLQLIRQMNFQPDDFREYLREEMTRNQLVSAIAGSDFALDSEVKQTLTLQQQTRNVDYLVLDKEKLKSQVSVTESEIKDYYDLNQDQFMSPELVALNYIELKASDIELVDPITDEQVRAYYDENQAQYLEEERRRVSHILIESIENPESAQAKAQELYSQLQGGADFAELAKTHSDDVASGELGGDLDWIERDMMDPEFEAAAFALTNVGDYSSVVESEFGFHIIQLTDLQAQEVKAFEELASELRAELEQNAKIDAFYGKQEEVRELAFEVADSLDDAATAANVDVKNTELVARNLLPAPLNLPAVSRVIFTPELLEDGVNSEVIEVAPEHVVIVRVAEHKPAAVKSLEEVTAQITTRLENDKASELAKDKAQELFAQLEGGKALGEIATAEALEVKSEPALARQSYAVSPALVSKAFKMPHPGEGHASKAMVELNNGDSALLVVKSVNLAEVADELEPQQKQSITRTQVNKNYLALLNALEDTAEIVKPSTFEVAEEN; encoded by the coding sequence ATGCTTGAAAAGATTAGAGAGGGCTCACAAGGCCTTGCTGCCAAGATCGTTCTTGGTGCAGTTATCTTGTCTTTTGCGCTGGCAGGGATCGGTGGTTACCTAGGTCAAACCACAGAGCAACCAGTTGCAGAAGTCAATGGTGTTAAAATTTCGCAATTAGATTTTGCGAGAGCGTTCGAGAATGAGCGTGGTAGATTAGAGCAACAGTTTGGAGAGTATTTCGAACAAATCGCTTCTGATCCAACTTATATGGCGCAAATCCGAGAAGGGGTTGTAGAGCGTTTAGTGCAGCAAGAACTGCAAAATCAGCTTGCGCAAGAGTTAGGTCTTCGTGTTAGTGATGAGCAGATCAAGCAAGCAATTTTTGAAATGCCATACTTTCAAATTGGCGGTCAATTCAGTAATGACCGTTATTTACAACTAATTAGGCAAATGAATTTCCAGCCTGATGATTTTCGTGAATATTTACGTGAAGAAATGACTCGTAATCAGTTGGTCTCTGCGATTGCAGGTTCTGATTTTGCGCTTGATAGTGAAGTAAAGCAAACTCTCACCTTACAACAACAGACACGTAATGTTGATTACTTAGTACTAGATAAAGAAAAGCTAAAATCACAAGTGTCAGTAACTGAATCAGAAATTAAAGATTATTACGATTTAAACCAAGATCAGTTTATGTCACCTGAGCTTGTTGCATTGAATTATATTGAACTAAAAGCTTCTGATATTGAGCTTGTTGACCCTATAACAGATGAGCAAGTTAGAGCGTATTATGATGAAAACCAGGCCCAGTACCTAGAAGAAGAAAGACGTCGAGTCTCACATATTCTAATTGAAAGTATTGAAAATCCTGAGTCTGCTCAAGCAAAAGCACAAGAACTATACTCACAGTTGCAAGGTGGTGCTGATTTTGCGGAACTTGCTAAGACACATTCAGACGATGTGGCCAGTGGTGAATTAGGTGGCGATCTTGATTGGATCGAGCGCGACATGATGGATCCTGAATTTGAGGCGGCGGCATTTGCATTAACAAATGTTGGTGACTATTCAAGTGTGGTTGAATCGGAGTTTGGTTTCCATATTATTCAATTAACGGATCTACAGGCGCAGGAAGTTAAAGCGTTTGAAGAGTTAGCGTCTGAGCTTAGAGCCGAGCTTGAACAGAATGCAAAAATTGATGCATTTTATGGTAAACAAGAAGAAGTTCGTGAGCTAGCATTCGAAGTTGCAGATTCACTAGATGATGCAGCAACAGCTGCGAATGTTGATGTTAAAAACACTGAATTGGTGGCACGCAATTTACTTCCTGCACCGCTAAACTTACCAGCTGTTTCTCGTGTAATTTTTACGCCTGAATTGCTAGAAGATGGTGTGAACTCAGAGGTCATTGAAGTTGCGCCAGAGCATGTGGTTATAGTGAGAGTTGCTGAACATAAGCCTGCTGCAGTGAAGTCGTTAGAAGAAGTGACTGCTCAGATTACGACACGTTTAGAAAATGATAAGGCTTCTGAACTTGCTAAAGACAAAGCACAAGAGCTATTTGCTCAGCTTGAAGGTGGCAAAGCGCTAGGTGAGATAGCAACAGCTGAGGCATTGGAAGTTAAATCAGAGCCAGCTTTAGCACGCCAAAGCTATGCGGTGTCTCCAGCTCTGGTAAGTAAAGCATTTAAGATGCCACACCCAGGTGAAGGTCATGCTTCTAAGGCAATGGTAGAACTGAATAATGGCGATTCTGCGCTGTTGGTTGTGAAATCTGTCAACTTAGCAGAAGTGGCTGATGAACTTGAACCACAGCAAAAGCAAAGCATTACGAGAACACAGGTTAATAAAAATTACCTAGCGTTGCTAAATGCACTTGAAGATACAGCAGAGATCGTCAAACCAAGTACATTTGAAGTGGCAGAAGAGAATTAA
- the hupB gene encoding nucleoid-associated protein HU-beta produces MNKSQLIDQIAADADISKAAAGRALDSFIESVTAALKEGDSVALVGFGTFSVRERAARTGRNPQTGAAIDIAAANIPAFKAGKALKDAVN; encoded by the coding sequence GTGAATAAATCTCAATTAATCGATCAAATCGCAGCTGACGCTGATATTTCTAAGGCCGCTGCTGGTCGTGCACTGGATTCATTCATTGAGTCAGTAACCGCTGCGCTTAAAGAGGGCGATTCAGTTGCTCTTGTAGGCTTTGGTACTTTTTCTGTTCGTGAACGCGCTGCACGTACAGGCCGTAACCCTCAAACGGGTGCTGCAATTGATATTGCTGCTGCTAACATCCCAGCTTTTAAAGCCGGTAAAGCTTTAAAAGACGCGGTTAACTAA
- a CDS encoding ATP-binding cassette domain-containing protein encodes MQPVLKVQTLSKTFKTRSGLFKRDTVQVLKEISFAVLPGQTLAVIGETGSGKSTLAKVLAGAEDADSGQILLNGDMIVDDKQSRRKCHHIRLIFQDPTRSLNPGLTIGEMLDDCLRFNTKLTEVQRDKKIELTLSRVGLLSEHYDYYPHMFSGGQLQRVALARALILDPKVVVLDEALSSLDPSVRAQIVNLLLKLQKETDLTYVLITHHLSLVKHMSDRLLVLNNGEAVEYGCCETIFNHPQSKVMKKLLAV; translated from the coding sequence ATGCAACCCGTGTTAAAAGTACAAACCCTCAGTAAAACGTTTAAAACCCGCTCTGGATTGTTCAAACGAGATACCGTGCAGGTATTAAAAGAAATCTCATTTGCTGTTTTACCGGGCCAAACGTTGGCTGTCATTGGGGAAACGGGCTCAGGAAAAAGTACCTTAGCTAAAGTGCTTGCTGGCGCTGAAGATGCCGACTCTGGTCAGATCTTATTAAATGGCGATATGATAGTTGACGATAAGCAATCTCGGCGAAAGTGTCACCACATTAGACTTATATTCCAAGATCCAACACGCTCTCTCAATCCAGGTCTCACCATTGGTGAAATGCTGGATGACTGCCTTAGATTTAATACTAAACTCACTGAAGTACAGCGGGATAAAAAAATTGAGTTAACTTTGTCTCGTGTTGGATTGCTATCCGAGCACTACGACTATTACCCACATATGTTTAGTGGTGGCCAGCTACAGCGGGTAGCCCTAGCGAGGGCCCTCATTTTAGACCCTAAAGTCGTTGTATTAGATGAAGCACTTTCTTCACTTGATCCATCTGTGCGCGCACAAATAGTCAACTTACTTTTGAAATTGCAAAAAGAAACAGATTTGACATATGTGCTTATCACACATCACCTGAGTCTGGTGAAGCATATGAGCGACCGGCTACTCGTTCTAAACAATGGTGAAGCAGTGGAATACGGTTGCTGCGAAACCATTTTTAATCATCCACAGTCCAAGGTAATGAAAAAGCTGCTCGCAGTGTAA